The following proteins are encoded in a genomic region of Ammospiza caudacuta isolate bAmmCau1 chromosome 13, bAmmCau1.pri, whole genome shotgun sequence:
- the LOC131563688 gene encoding spermatogenesis-associated protein 2-like protein — translation MAARGGPRGGPGAMAEPALLREYVSHLAARAAQGQLAACADPTLKARARRLLGPGRRGALDVRGVAERCRRARGGRALRDLLKALELLELLCVNLLLCPWRREIRSLKTFTGNFVYYIQPVLPEDIVKAVLEKIGYVATTATEFSLVKKRNNEETKQTAFEIFLARIECEAILEMANEEARGSLEESLQQGTQTRQHGGEEDEEHHTPQRGDTGSLEDEGSSETPLCPVPQQKGSVPCAASRGAAGNVRIPGDVAQSAAAASPSSLQQPQRQSADTLPGKGSDSEDFLSRYSDIVIAQTPIFSESLSPRALGQEPRARLAEERALARALGPLSPGASGPPAFAMFADGACDSKTTLEFEAPGVPEGSIEAEINDAINCIDPAPGDEPSELKSLPYKDFAQNCGVPREEDICELSLTFTELQIKDAQEELMYPVEESGQPGAGTSDRHVRECSCSQIKHTYLPDADLHKRALSHPEPPSGLCCTAGHTEDATAGSDSKRLFMDPAKGHPASECFRHVREPPNLTYIPPQSMDVQPCQGQPAGASAGGRGGRLEHSSSQETDGQEPYVIIDSTEQAALSQHT, via the exons atggcggcgcggggcgggccgcggggcgggcccggcgcCATGGCGGAGCCGGCGCTGCTGAGGGAGTACGTGTCGCACCTGGCGGCCCGCGCGGCGCAGGGACAGCTCGCGGCCTGCGCCGACCCCACGCTCAAGGCCCGGGCGCGGCGGCTGCTGGGCCCGGGGCGCCGCGGGGCCCTGGACGTGCGCGGCGTGGCCGAGCGCTgccggcgggcgcggggcggccgcgCCCTGCGCGACCTCCTCAAGgcgctggagctgctggagctgctctgcgTCAAcctcctgctgtgcccttgGCGCCGGGAGATCCGCTCCCTCAAG ACTTTCACTGGGAATTTTGTCTACTACATCcagccagtgctcccagaggACATTGTGAAAGCAGTCCTGGAGAAAATCGGCTATGTTGCAACTACAGCAACAGAGTTTTCACTTGTCAAAAAGAGAAACAATGAGGAAACGAAGCAGACTGCATTTGAGATATTCCTGGCAAGAATCGAGTGTGAGGCCATCCTGGAGATGGCAAATGAAGAAGCACGTGGCAGTCTGGAGGagagcctgcagcagggaaCACAAACACGACAGcatggaggagaggaggatgaggagcatcACACACCCCAGAGAGGGGACACTGGAAGTCTGGAAGATGAAGGGAGCAGTGAGACAcctctgtgccctgtccccCAGCAGAAGGGTTCGGTTCCCTGTGCTGCATCccgtggagctgctgggaatgtgAGGATCCCAGGGGACGTGGCTCagtcagcagctgctgcatcccccagcagcctccagcagccccagaggcaAAGCGCGGACACCCTGCCGGGGAAGGGCTCGGACAGCGAGGACTTCCTGAGCAGGTACAGTGACATTGTCATAGCACAGACACCCATCTTCAGTGAGAGCCTCTCCCCCAGGGCCTTggggcaggagcccagggccaggctggctgAGGAGCGTGCCTTGGCACGGGCACTGGGGCCTCTGTCCCCAGGAGCCAGCGGCCCCCCAGCCTTTGCCATGTTTGCTGACGGCGCCTGTGACAGCAAAACCACCTTGGAGTTTGAAGCTCCAGGAGTCCCAGAAGGATCAATTGAAGCAGAAATTAATGATGCCATAAATTGCATAGACCCAGCCCCTGGTGATGAGCCCTCTGAGCTGAAGTCTCTGCCCTACAAGGACTTTGCCCAAAACTGCGGCGTGCCCAGGGAAGAGGACATTTGTGAGCTGTCTTTAACCTTCACAGAACTGCAGATCAAGGATGCTCAGGAAGAACTTATGTATCCAGTAGAGGAAAGtggccagcctggggcaggaacAAGTGACAGGCACGTTAGAGAATGCAGTTGCTCCCAAATAAAACATACATACCTGCCTGATGCTGACCTGCACAAGAGAGCACTGTCACACCCTGAGCCACCTTCAggtctgtgctgcactgctgggcacaCAGAGGATGCCACTGCTGGTTCTGACAGCAAGAGACTGTTCATGGATCCTGCTAAGGGACACCCGGCTTCTGAGTGCTTCAGGCACGTCAGAGAGCCCCCCAACCTCACCTACATCCCCCCCCAGAGCATGGatgtgcagccctgccaggggcagcctgcaggggcctctgctggaggcaggggagggaggctggagcacagcagctcccaagaGACTGACGGCCAGGAGCCCTATGTCATCATTGACAGCACCGAGCAGGCAGCGCTGAGCCAGCACACCTGA
- the LOC131563418 gene encoding monocarboxylate transporter 1-like: MPPIGGPAGYTPPEGGWGWAVVVGAFISIGFSYAFPKSITVFFKEIEVIFNASSSKVSWISSIMLAVMYAGGPISSILVNKYGSRPIILVGGCLSGCGLIAASFCNTVEGLYFCIGVIGGLGLAFNLNPALTMIGKYFFKRRPLANGLAMAGSPVFLSTLAPLNQFFFGIFGWRGSFLILGSLLLNCCVAGSLMRPIGPKPVQKKETNKEAQQEAGKAGKKDDGDTSTDPTDGKAKQEKGSVFQTINKFLDLTLFKHRGFLLYLSGNVIMFFGVFAPLVFLSNYAKSKKIPSDSAAFLLSILAFVDMFARPSMGLVANTKWVRPRIQYFFAIAIIYNGVCHILLPMSPNYTGFCIYAGFFGYAFGWLSSVLFETLMDLVGAQRFSSAVGLVTIVECCPVLLGPPVLGKLNDMYGDYKYTYWACGVVLIIAGTYLFIGMGINYRLVAKEEKAKKERMEDETNMDEAGKKKEEKTDAASSPQKNVKEQESRM, encoded by the exons TTTCCTATGCCTTCCCCAAATCTATCACAGTGTTCTTCAAAGAAATTGAGGTCATCTTCAATGCCTCCAGCAGCAAAGTGTCCTGGATCTCCTCCATCATGCTGGCTGTTATGTATGCAGGAG GTCCCATCAGCAGCATCCTGGTGAACAAGTATGGCAGCCGGCCCATCATATTGGTAGGCGGCTGCCTTTCCGGCTGTGGGCTGATCGCAGCCTCCTTCTGCAACACGGTGGAGGGGCTCTACTTCTGTATTGGGGTCATAGGGG GTCTTGGACTTGCCTTCAACCTGAACCCTGCCTTAACCATGATTGGCAAGTACTTCTTTAAGAGGCGTCCACTGGCCAATGGGCTGGCAATGGCAGGCAGCCCTGTCTTCCTCTCTACCCTGGCACCCCTCAACCAGTTCTTCTTTGGCATATTTGGCTGGCGTGGCAGCTTCCTCATCCTGGGTAGCCTCCTGCTGAACTGCTGCGTGGCTGGATCCCTGATGCGGCCCATAGGTCCCAAGCCAGTTCAGAAGAAAGAGACCAATAAGGAAgcacagcaggaggctgggaaagcGGGGAAAAAGGATGATGGTGACACCAGCACGGACCCCACTGATGGAAAGGCCAAGCAAGAGAAGGGCTCAGTCTTCCAGACAATCAACAAATTCTTGGACCTGACTCTATTCAAACACAGGGGCTTCCTGCTCTATCTGTCAGGCAATGTAATAATGTTCTTCGGGGTGTTTGCTCCCTTGGTCTTCCTCAGCAATTATGCAAAGAGCAAGAAGATTCCTAGTGACTCGGCAGCCTTCCTGCTCTCCATACTGGCCTTTGTGGACATGTTTGCCAGACCTTCCATGGGACTGGTGGCAAACACCAAGTGGGTCAGACCCCGCATCCAATATTTCTTTGCCATTGCTATTATTTACAATGGTGTTTGCCACATCTtgctccccatgtcccccaaCTATACTGGCTTCTGCATTTATGCTGGCTTCTTTGGCTACGCCTTTGGCTGGCTGAGCTCGGTTCTCTTTGAGACCCTGATGGACCTGGTGGGAGCTCAGCGGTTCTCTAGTGCTGTTGGCCTGGTGACCATCGTGGAGTGCTGCCCTGTTCTTCTGGGACCCCCTGTGCTAG GGAAACTCAATGACATGTATGGTGACTACAAGTACACATACTGGGCCTGTGGGGTTGTCCTGATCATCGCCGGGACCTACCTCTTCATCGGGATGGGCATCAACTATCGCCTGGTGGCCAAGGAGGAGAAAGCGAAGAAGGAAAGGATGGAGGACGAGACCAACATGGATGAGgctgggaagaagaaagaggaaaaaactgaTGCAGCCTCCTCACCTCAGAAGAATGTCAAAGAGCAGGAGAGCCGCATGTGA
- the TK2 gene encoding thymidine kinase 2, mitochondrial isoform X2, with translation MRWSRSAGAGAGSDPGAAPGEREQERDKHLIKKDPRKRIICIEGNIASGKTTCLDYFAQTTSIEVLKEPLTKWRNVRGHNILGLMYQDASRWGITLQTYVQLTMLEQHTRPMISPIRMMERSIHSAKHIFVENLYRSGKMPEVDYAVLSEWFDWIQSNTDVSVDLIVYLQTSPEVCYERLKTRCREEEKVIPLEYLEAIHELYEEWLIKRALFEVSCPVLVIGADHDMQKMIEKYEENRDQILNPANCTVYRSL, from the exons ATGCGCTGGAGCCGCTCcgcgggagcgggagcggggtcagacccgggagcggctccggggGAGCGGGAACAGGAGCGGG ATAAGCATCTGATAAAAAAAGATCCTAGGAAGAGAATT ATCTGTATCGAGGGCAACATTGCCAGTGGAAAAACAACATGCCTGGATTATTTTGCACAGACTACCAGCATTGAG GTTTTGAAGGAGCCCTTGACCAAGTGGAGGAATGTTCGAGGTCATAATATCCTG GGCTTAATGTACCAGGATGCATCAAGGTGGGGGATAACTCTGCAGACCTATGTCCAGCTGaccatgctggagcagcacacCAGGCCCATG ATTTCCCCCATAAGGATGATGGAGAGGTCCATTCACAgtgcaaaacacatttttgtggAAAACCTCTATCGAAG TGGAAAAATGCCAGAGGTGGATTATGCTGTCCTGAGTGAATGGTTTGACTGGATCCAGAGCAACACTGATGTTTCAGTTGATTTGATAG TTTATTTGCAGACATCTCCTGAAGTTTGCTATGAGAGGCTAAAGACAAGAtgcagggaagaggaaaaagtcATTCCTCTG GAATATTTAGAAGCTATTCATGAGCTCTATGAAGAGTGGCTCATTAAACGTGCACTGTTTGAAGTGTCCTGCCCAGTACTT GTGATTGGAGCTGACCATGACATGCAGAAAATGATAGAGAAGTATGAGGAGAACCGGGACCAAATACTGAACCCAGCTAACTGCACTGTTTATAGAAGCCTGTGA
- the LOC131563420 gene encoding chemokine-like factor → MAPASPAGSAPGSPRLPPSRSPGAAARRPPATGRTLVDRAFPRTPQGALKISRTLVALAAFICFAVSGAHGAYTALAGMEMVITLLFLLLYLLRIDVRMRFLLWPLADIFNSVIAALFLLVVALFAIIIKTNKGTLAGGVLGLILLVLCIVDAVLLCKKIRFDRGRGRSAPPK, encoded by the exons ATGGCCCCGGCATCACCTGCGGGATCGGCGCCGGGATCTCCCCGGCTCCCGCCGTCCCGGAGTCCCGGTGCCGCggcgcgccgcccgcccgccacAGGGCGGACGCTGGTGGACCGGGCCTTCCCCCGCACGCCGCAGGGCGCGCTGAAGATCTCCCGCACG CTGGTGGCGCTGGCCGCCTTCATCTGCTTCGCGGTCTCGGGCGCGCACGGGGCCTACACGGCGCTGGCCGGCATGGAGATGGTGATCaccctgctgttcctgctgctctacCTGCTCAGGATCGACGTGCGGATGCGCTTCCTCCTCTGGCCGCTGGCT GATATTTTCAACTCGGTGATTGCAGCGTTGTTCCTCCTCGTTGTGGCCTTGTTTGCAATAATAATCAAGACCAACAAGGGGACATTGGCTGGAGGA GTTTTGGGTCTTATATTGCTTGTTCTCTGCATTGTCGACGCGGTTCTTCTTTGCAAGAAGATTAGATTTGatagaggaagaggaaggagtgCTCCTCCCAAATAA
- the TK2 gene encoding thymidine kinase 2, mitochondrial isoform X3, whose amino-acid sequence MYQDASRWGITLQTYVQLTMLEQHTRPMISPIRMMERSIHSAKHIFVENLYRSGKMPEVDYAVLSEWFDWIQSNTDVSVDLIVYLQTSPEVCYERLKTRCREEEKVIPLEYLEAIHELYEEWLIKRALFEVSCPVLVIGADHDMQKMIEKYEENRDQILNPANCTVYRSL is encoded by the exons ATGTACCAGGATGCATCAAGGTGGGGGATAACTCTGCAGACCTATGTCCAGCTGaccatgctggagcagcacacCAGGCCCATG ATTTCCCCCATAAGGATGATGGAGAGGTCCATTCACAgtgcaaaacacatttttgtggAAAACCTCTATCGAAG TGGAAAAATGCCAGAGGTGGATTATGCTGTCCTGAGTGAATGGTTTGACTGGATCCAGAGCAACACTGATGTTTCAGTTGATTTGATAG TTTATTTGCAGACATCTCCTGAAGTTTGCTATGAGAGGCTAAAGACAAGAtgcagggaagaggaaaaagtcATTCCTCTG GAATATTTAGAAGCTATTCATGAGCTCTATGAAGAGTGGCTCATTAAACGTGCACTGTTTGAAGTGTCCTGCCCAGTACTT GTGATTGGAGCTGACCATGACATGCAGAAAATGATAGAGAAGTATGAGGAGAACCGGGACCAAATACTGAACCCAGCTAACTGCACTGTTTATAGAAGCCTGTGA
- the TK2 gene encoding thymidine kinase 2, mitochondrial isoform X1, with protein MWRRGAAWAWGRRGAGTAVPGPSAGGPRAAAHHKHLIKKDPRKRIICIEGNIASGKTTCLDYFAQTTSIEVLKEPLTKWRNVRGHNILGLMYQDASRWGITLQTYVQLTMLEQHTRPMISPIRMMERSIHSAKHIFVENLYRSGKMPEVDYAVLSEWFDWIQSNTDVSVDLIVYLQTSPEVCYERLKTRCREEEKVIPLEYLEAIHELYEEWLIKRALFEVSCPVLVIGADHDMQKMIEKYEENRDQILNPANCTVYRSL; from the exons ATGTGGCGGCGGGGCGCGGCCTGGGCGTGGGGCCGGCGGGGCGCGGGCACTGCCGTCCCCGGCCCCTCAGCGGGCGGGCCCCGCGCCGCTGCCCACC ATAAGCATCTGATAAAAAAAGATCCTAGGAAGAGAATT ATCTGTATCGAGGGCAACATTGCCAGTGGAAAAACAACATGCCTGGATTATTTTGCACAGACTACCAGCATTGAG GTTTTGAAGGAGCCCTTGACCAAGTGGAGGAATGTTCGAGGTCATAATATCCTG GGCTTAATGTACCAGGATGCATCAAGGTGGGGGATAACTCTGCAGACCTATGTCCAGCTGaccatgctggagcagcacacCAGGCCCATG ATTTCCCCCATAAGGATGATGGAGAGGTCCATTCACAgtgcaaaacacatttttgtggAAAACCTCTATCGAAG TGGAAAAATGCCAGAGGTGGATTATGCTGTCCTGAGTGAATGGTTTGACTGGATCCAGAGCAACACTGATGTTTCAGTTGATTTGATAG TTTATTTGCAGACATCTCCTGAAGTTTGCTATGAGAGGCTAAAGACAAGAtgcagggaagaggaaaaagtcATTCCTCTG GAATATTTAGAAGCTATTCATGAGCTCTATGAAGAGTGGCTCATTAAACGTGCACTGTTTGAAGTGTCCTGCCCAGTACTT GTGATTGGAGCTGACCATGACATGCAGAAAATGATAGAGAAGTATGAGGAGAACCGGGACCAAATACTGAACCCAGCTAACTGCACTGTTTATAGAAGCCTGTGA